A segment of the Leptolyngbya sp. NIES-3755 genome:
GATTCTACAAGCGCTTGAGTCGCTAGAAGTCGATTTAGATCCGCAAATTGTCGCTCAAATTGCTGCGATCGTAAATCGCCAACTGAATCACACAAGCCAGTTAAATCAAATTCTAGAGCAGCTTGATCAGCCGGCTATTGCTGACCCTGCGATCGTCAACGCTCTCACGACGTTACTCAACGGACAGACCGCGCAATCCTCGCAGTTTGGACAGTTCCAGTTTCGACAAACTGAACACTCTGCTCTATTGCAGCAAGTTCTATCGGGACAGACTCAAATTCTACAGTCGATTAGCTCACCCGCCGCCCCGCCGCAGTACGAGCTAATCACTACGCCGTATGTTGCAAGCCAATCGAGTGTTTATATGGGACTAGCTGCTACTTACGCCAATCTGAATGACAACAATGGGGCAACCGGAGCGGGGACAAATTCGAGTCCAAACGAATGGATCAAAGCTGCTTTTGAAAGTCCGGTCACGGTTCGGGCGGTGCGTGTGGGCGGTGGAAACTTGCCAAACTGGGGAACTGTCGCGGGATACCTCAATGGGCGGGTACTGCAATACAGTACCGACGATGTGAACTGGCTCACCATACAAACCATTTCCAACGTGCAAGACTCTGGACCTGGACAGTTTGCTTTGTTTCCTCTAGCGCAGCCAATCACGGCGCGATTCTGGCGCATTCGATCGAGCGATTGGTTTGCACTTACTGAACTGCGATTTTTTAGTTAGTCATGAAATACCTCGCTCAAACTCAACCCGCACAGCCGATCGCACTTCCCCCAGTTCCCCAACTGATCGAGGGCGGAATCGTTGCCGCGATCGTGGTCTACATCATCAAGGAAGGAGTGGCATTTTTCAAAAGCAAAGATGCCAGCGAGGAAAGACTGACGCGCACATTGATCGAAGATTTGCGATCGACTCGCGCCCATGAACTACGACAGCAAAGCGAAGTGTTAGGGCAAATGAAGCAGAGCTACGACAAAATCGCCACGGCGATCGAACGAATGAGCGTAGCGACTTCGGAAATCAACACAGCATTGCAAATCAGCAAGCGGACTGAAACTGAGATTTTTCACGCGCTTAGACAAAATCATCAGGCTCTACTCTTGCTGAATGAAAAACTCGATCGACTGCTCACCACACCCGGACACAGTAATGGAAAACATCTCACATCTCGATCCTGAGAACGTTCGCAAGATTAAAAATCACGTCTATTGCTTACTAGCTGGACTGGATGCAATGGAATCTCACCCGATCAACTTGCTAGAGCAAGCGACGGGGTTAGAGCAATTAGCGCAGGAATTACGGGCGATCTCCGCTGGAAGAATTGCTGCATGAACAGTCAGTGCTCATTTTTGGTCGTGGTTGGAAGTGCGATCGCGGTTGGTTTCGCGATCGCACTTTTCCTCACGATCGTACTCTTGTTGTCGATCGCCCTATAAAAAATCACAAAGTACCTCTGTTCTCAATTGCTACGTGCCAATAGAGACAGAGTTTGGAAATTTTTGACTACGGGATTTCACTGCTACTTTGTGTATTCGAATTCCCTTGGGGGTATTAGCTGAAATTGAAGCAGGGTAGGACTTTTGGGTTCTACCCTGTTTTTTCAACTTTTGTCCGAATCTTTCGGTAGCGGTGGAACTTGGTGATTTTCTAGACTGCGATCGTAAGCACTCTGAAGAACGGTTCTGTCAATCCAGCGGTGATAGATGCGCTCGTGAACGATGTACGAGTGCCCCATCATTCGAGCGGCAAGCTTGTAATCCAAGCCATATTCGAGCGAGCGAATTGCCCAACGATGTCGTAACAACATCGGATTGAAGGGCACGTTAGCATCTCGAAAATAGTGGTTTACAGAGCGCCCAATTGCTTCATTCGGTCGGTTGAGGTCGATCGAGGGAAGCTGGACATGTTCCAGATGGAAGGCTTCAAACCATTCGGGATGATATGCCCAAACTTGGCGTTTTCCGGTTTTGGTGTTTCGTTGCACCTGCACGATGCGATCGCACTGTTTGAGGGCATCGAAATCGAGTCGGAATGCCTCGTGTGGACGCAAACCGTAAGTGGCGAGAATGCCCATGACCCATTTCCAGCCGGGATTCGTGAGCCGCGTCCATTCCGAGACGATCGCTTCATTCGGTTGATCGACGGAAGTTGCAGACGGTCTAGATAGAAGGCATTAAACCATTCGGGGTGATACTTAAACCAAATTTATGCCAATTTTCCTAGATTTTTCTTGTTTTCAGTAAAGACAAACTATGAAACGCAGCAGACAGGGAATCTAGGAAGGATTCCTACAAGTCCAGCAGGATAGAAGCTTTAGGGATTTTAGAAGAAGCCCGTGACGAGGATTGAACTCGTGACCTCACCCTTACCAAGGGTGTGCTCTACCACTGAGCCACACGGGCAGGATGTGAATGGGCCGAGCTGGATTTGAACCAGCGTAGGCGTAGCCAGCGGATTTACAGTCCGCCCCCATTAAC
Coding sequences within it:
- a CDS encoding hypothetical protein (hypothetical protein MCA2906;~similar to AA sequence:cyanobase_aa:LBDG_08280); its protein translation is MTWNAIATIQVTQEWRFTPVIASHLGYFRLSFETAGVPLFIATVNPTTGDYFDQRRIVATPYAQIFEFECPSVFVNRAIALRLPASLTPFEVQVEVSDTPVASSSGSNGGTVDFTPVLNNQAQILQALESLEVDLDPQIVAQIAAIVNRQLNHTSQLNQILEQLDQPAIADPAIVNALTTLLNGQTAQSSQFGQFQFRQTEHSALLQQVLSGQTQILQSISSPAAPPQYELITTPYVASQSSVYMGLAATYANLNDNNGATGAGTNSSPNEWIKAAFESPVTVRAVRVGGGNLPNWGTVAGYLNGRVLQYSTDDVNWLTIQTISNVQDSGPGQFALFPLAQPITARFWRIRSSDWFALTELRFFS
- a CDS encoding hypothetical protein (similar to AA sequence:cyanobase_aa:LBDG_08300) — protein: MKYLAQTQPAQPIALPPVPQLIEGGIVAAIVVYIIKEGVAFFKSKDASEERLTRTLIEDLRSTRAHELRQQSEVLGQMKQSYDKIATAIERMSVATSEINTALQISKRTETEIFHALRQNHQALLLLNEKLDRLLTTPGHSNGKHLTSRS
- a CDS encoding integrase protein (similar to AA sequence:cyanobase_aa:LBDG_19300) — protein: MGILATYGLRPHEAFRLDFDALKQCDRIVQVQRNTKTGKRQVWAYHPEWFEAFHLEHVQLPSIDLNRPNEAIGRSVNHYFRDANVPFNPMLLRHRWAIRSLEYGLDYKLAARMMGHSYIVHERIYHRWIDRTVLQSAYDRSLENHQVPPLPKDSDKS